GGGATCGTCGGCCTTCGGCGACGGCTCCCTGCTGTGGTCGGCTGCCACGCTCGCAGTCCTCACGCTGCCCGTCGTCATCGTCTCCGTGGAGGAAGCGCTCAAGGCCGTTCCCCGCGAACTGCGCGAGGCTAGCCTCGCCCTGGGCGCCACACGCTGGCAGACCATCACGCGCGTCGTGCTGCCCAACTCCGTCACGGGTATCCTCACGGGTTCCATCCTGGCCGTCGGACGCGGTGCGGGCGAAGTCGCCGCCATCCTCTTCGTGGGTGTGACGTATTCATCGGAAGTGCTGCCGTCGTCGGTCACGGACAAGTTCATGCACCTTGGATACCACTTGTTCGTCCTCAGTACGCAGTCGCCCAACGTCGACCTCACGATGCCCCTGCAGTATGCCACCACGCTGGTGCTGCTCGGACTCACGTTCCTTCTGAACTTCACCGCCATCTTCATCAGGTCACGGCTGCGCCGCGCTTCCTGAGCACCGCGCAACCGGATACAACGAGAACATCATGGCCAAGGATCTTCTTACAAAGGCTCGAACGCAGGACTTCTCGGTTCACTATGGACCGAAGCAGGCCCTCTTCGACATCAACATCGAAATGTACGACCACCGCGTGACGGCCTTCATCGGCCCGTCCGGCTGCGGCAAGTCCACCTTCCTGCGTTCGATCAACCGCATGAACGACCTCATCGACGGTGTCCGCATCGGCGGCAGGATGGAAGTCGATGGCACGGACGTCTATGCGAAGGACGTCGACGTCGTCACGTTGCGGCGGCGTATCGGCATGGTGTTCCAGAAGTCGATTCCGTTCCCCAAGTCCATCTACGAGAACATCACCTACGGCCTCACGCTCACGGAGAAGAAGAGCAAGAGCGAGATGGACGGAGTCGTGGAGTCGTGCCTGCGCAAGGCGGCGCTGTGGGAGGAAGTGAAGGATCGCCTGCATAACACGGCCCTCGGTCTTTCGGGCGGACAGCAGCAGCGTCTGTGCATCGCACGCGCCATCGCCGTCAACCCGGAAATCCTGCTGATGGACGAACCCTGTTCGGCACTCGATCCCATCTCCACCGGCAAGGTCGAAGAACTCATCACCGAACTCAAGAACACCTATACCATCGTCCTCGTCACCCACAACATGCAGCAGGCTGCACGGGTCAGTGACTACACAGGATTTTTCCTCATGGGACGTCTCATCGAGTTCGATCGTACGCGTACCATCTTCACGAGTCCGTCGAAGAAAGAAACCGAAGACTACATTACCGGCCGTTTCGGCTAAGACCATGAACAAGACGTTCGAAGAAGACCTCGACAAGCTGCGCACTCGCCTCATCCGCATGGGTTCCCTCGTGGAGGAACAGGCCGAGTTTTCCTTCCGTGCCCTCAACGAAGGCAATGCCGAGTTGGCCAAGATCGTCGCCGAGCGCGATGACAAGGTGGACAAGCTCGACCTCAAGATCGACAAGCAGTGCCAGCGCATCTTCGCCCTGAACCAGCCCGTGGCGAGCGACCTCCGCCTGCTGCTGGCCGCCGTGAAGATCAACAACGAACTCGAACGCATCGGCGACATGGCGCACAACATCGCCACGATGGTCATCCGCGTACCCGCCACCGTTCCCCTGGCCTCAGGTATCGGCTTCGACCGTATCTGCGCCGCCACCTACAGGATGCTGAAGTCGAGCCTCGACGCCTTCATCAACAACGACCCCGAACTCGCGGCACACATCCTGCCGACGGATACGACGGTCGACAACCTCTACGAAGCACTGCAACGCGACCTCGTGGACATGATGAAGAACGACCCCGCCAACATCGAGGCCGGTGCACATCTTCTCGTGACCCTCTACGACATCGAACGCATGGCCGACCATGCCACGAACATCGCCGAGAACGTGATCTTCCTCGCCCAGGCGAAGCTCGTACGACATCGCTCGATCAATGCCGAAGGCATCGACCTGCTGTCCGCCCACGACGACGCCGAACCGTCCGGAGAAGGAGACTAAGCCCAGCATTTGATAGATTGCACGATGACTCCGACAACGAAAGGTATCGTGCTGGCCGGTGGCAGCGGCACACGACTGTATCCGATGACGGCTGCCTTCAGCAAGCAGTTGCAGCCCGTCTACGAC
The Candidatus Kapaibacterium thiocyanatum genome window above contains:
- a CDS encoding phosphate ABC transporter, permease protein PstA, translated to MPLPKRILGAFSILVALTAVVAIIGIILGMLGIFVVEGAPHISWSFLSEFPRNNNTEGGIWPALAGTTLLVLLMTILGVPIGTATAIYLTEYAKQTSFFARSVRFAVNTLAGVPSIVFGLFGVGFFVQFIGKGLDGMTGSSAFGDGSLLWSAATLAVLTLPVVIVSVEEALKAVPRELREASLALGATRWQTITRVVLPNSVTGILTGSILAVGRGAGEVAAILFVGVTYSSEVLPSSVTDKFMHLGYHLFVLSTQSPNVDLTMPLQYATTLVLLGLTFLLNFTAIFIRSRLRRAS
- a CDS encoding phosphate ABC transporter ATP-binding protein, with product MAKDLLTKARTQDFSVHYGPKQALFDINIEMYDHRVTAFIGPSGCGKSTFLRSINRMNDLIDGVRIGGRMEVDGTDVYAKDVDVVTLRRRIGMVFQKSIPFPKSIYENITYGLTLTEKKSKSEMDGVVESCLRKAALWEEVKDRLHNTALGLSGGQQQRLCIARAIAVNPEILLMDEPCSALDPISTGKVEELITELKNTYTIVLVTHNMQQAARVSDYTGFFLMGRLIEFDRTRTIFTSPSKKETEDYITGRFG
- a CDS encoding phosphate transport system regulatory protein PhoU, which codes for MNKTFEEDLDKLRTRLIRMGSLVEEQAEFSFRALNEGNAELAKIVAERDDKVDKLDLKIDKQCQRIFALNQPVASDLRLLLAAVKINNELERIGDMAHNIATMVIRVPATVPLASGIGFDRICAATYRMLKSSLDAFINNDPELAAHILPTDTTVDNLYEALQRDLVDMMKNDPANIEAGAHLLVTLYDIERMADHATNIAENVIFLAQAKLVRHRSINAEGIDLLSAHDDAEPSGEGD